A single Filimonas effusa DNA region contains:
- a CDS encoding FecR family protein, translated as MAHNDRFEYLLMQKQSGAITLPEQLELSELIKQDETFAYMADAMDEVFSSHLKYDIESQAVNEALFSLNRKIHGEKNLFIRKSSRIKRLLPAIAASLIFLVAATFLINKTLNKDSPAPVADNVFITRKGSKTSLILPDGTKAWLNADSRLNYNEDYGIKNREVSLVGEAYFDVVKNKAIPFIVHTSTIEVKVLGTAFNVRAYANEKSTEATLVKGAIEVVLKRKSSKNTIILKPSEKIVVQNTLPDLNTGVSAKMPIAELFSSKINEKDTTTRETEWTKNRLVFEQETLENVITTLERWYNVTIEVQKTTRFRLYNGTFENDRLEDVLESLKNVGNFNYKIEKEKNTVFIF; from the coding sequence GTGGCGCATAATGACAGATTCGAATACCTTCTCATGCAAAAGCAGTCGGGAGCCATCACCCTCCCCGAGCAGCTGGAGCTTTCTGAATTAATAAAACAAGACGAAACATTCGCCTACATGGCAGATGCCATGGATGAAGTTTTTAGCAGCCATTTAAAATATGATATAGAAAGCCAGGCAGTAAATGAGGCGTTATTTTCTTTGAACAGGAAAATACATGGAGAAAAAAATCTTTTCATCAGGAAAAGCAGTCGTATCAAGCGGTTGTTACCTGCCATAGCCGCCTCCTTGATTTTTTTAGTGGCAGCCACCTTCCTGATAAACAAAACGCTTAATAAAGACAGCCCGGCTCCGGTAGCTGATAATGTATTCATTACCAGGAAAGGATCAAAGACCAGCCTTATACTGCCCGATGGTACAAAAGCGTGGTTAAATGCAGACTCCAGATTAAATTACAACGAAGACTATGGTATCAAAAACCGTGAAGTTAGTTTAGTAGGAGAAGCTTATTTCGATGTTGTTAAAAACAAAGCAATTCCTTTTATAGTACATACTTCCACTATAGAGGTAAAAGTACTGGGTACGGCGTTCAACGTAAGAGCTTATGCCAACGAAAAAAGCACAGAAGCCACATTAGTGAAGGGAGCGATAGAGGTAGTATTAAAAAGAAAGAGCAGCAAGAATACAATCATTCTAAAGCCCAGCGAAAAGATAGTAGTACAAAACACGTTACCGGACTTAAATACCGGAGTATCCGCCAAAATGCCCATAGCAGAGCTTTTCAGTAGTAAGATCAACGAGAAAGATACTACCACCAGAGAAACAGAATGGACAAAGAACCGCCTGGTATTTGAGCAGGAAACTTTAGAGAATGTTATAACTACGCTGGAACGCTGGTACAATGTAACTATAGAAGTACAGAAAACCACACGATTCAGGCTATACAACGGCACGTTTGAGAATGACAGACTGGAGGATGTGCTGGAGTCGTTAAAAAATGTGGGCAACTTCAACTACAAAATAGAGAAAGAAAAAAATACAGTATTTATATTTTAA
- a CDS encoding RNA polymerase sigma-70 factor, translating into MPQERLPYLINEIAESSDENAFNELFRMYYPALLSYAQAYLEDKQQAEDVCIEVMAKLWENRKILPTINNLSAYLYIATKHSAVSYMRTKNYDWYKRKVPLEDIGESLKYELHNQDLKLIDKETLNAVSNAINTLPPRCRLIFKLIKEDGLKYAEVARLLDVSAKTIENQMSIAIKKLTDLLKNTAKEYFIKSS; encoded by the coding sequence ATGCCTCAAGAACGATTGCCATACCTGATCAACGAAATAGCTGAGAGTTCAGATGAAAATGCTTTCAATGAGCTTTTCAGAATGTACTATCCAGCGCTGCTTTCTTACGCGCAAGCCTACCTGGAAGACAAGCAGCAGGCAGAAGATGTGTGCATAGAGGTAATGGCAAAGCTTTGGGAAAACAGAAAGATATTACCTACCATTAACAACCTTTCCGCTTATTTATATATAGCAACCAAGCATAGTGCAGTGAGTTACATGCGCACCAAGAACTATGACTGGTATAAACGCAAAGTACCACTGGAGGATATTGGAGAGTCATTGAAATACGAACTGCATAACCAGGATCTAAAACTGATCGATAAGGAAACCCTGAACGCTGTAAGTAATGCCATTAACACGCTTCCTCCCCGTTGCAGGTTGATTTTCAAATTAATCAAGGAAGATGGTTTAAAATACGCGGAAGTAGCCAGGCTACTGGACGTATCGGCTAAAACCATTGAAAACCAGATGTCCATTGCAATAAAAAAGCTTACCGACCTATTAAAAAATACAGCAAAGGAGTATTTTATAAAAAGCTCCTGA
- a CDS encoding glycosyl hydrolase 115 family protein — translation MPISISTSHQLFSLRGNTNTLHKALNSVNSLCCHSRLQKRKLYTIVIFSALLFLSSPGAEANTPPVLVSDIDGAGAFPLAANHHAASIYYSPGEFSGVIRAIGDLQNDIERVTHYKPGVYGSDSFPAMPVIIGTIGKNKWIDRLIGLGSIKAEDLKGKWESFVITTVANPFPGVQRALVIAGSDKRGSIFGIYELSKQLGVSPWYWWADVPVQKRSAAYILPAYFASGEPKVKYRGIFINDENPAMQEWARLKFGGMNSKMYGHVFELMLRLRANLLWPGMWGAFKEYAPGPTIVRNEKGEYEGNSFNEDDPDNPRLANEYGIIMGTSHHEPMQRSQQEWIRNKQNYGNGEWNYVTNKEGIRKFFREGIENTKNYESLITMGMRGDDDKPMADAGSAEANFRVLEGIMKDQRAIIEQVTQKPAAKTPQVWTLYSEVLEYFDQGMKVPDDMIIVLCDDNWGNVRRLPDLKGKKHPAGYGMYYHAAYYGAPRAYKWLNVTQIQHVWEQMQLTYSYGVDKLWILNVGDLKPMEFPMSFFLDMAWNPEQFDQNNLFRYTVDFCAQQFGNGQAREAARILNDYSKYAHRITPEMLDEKTYNLENGEFKMVTDELLALEARALRQFHTLDTAYRDAYIQLLLYPVQALANLYDMYYALAMNRKLAADKDTTANFWADEVAACFMRDSLLTSDFHTRVANGKWNRMMQQTHIGYTKWHGPQYNVMPRVTRIQPEEMINGSYLFSEKSNVVVMEAAHYYKSQSSAGTAWSVIPGLGRTLSGLELLPPNLPVEGASLTYKMQLKSKADSVKVLLVFSTVMPFIKGGSRVTAGFKGGAEKSKVINDQLTWKNNYSIMYPTAAARVIETSMYLPLPPDKNGWYELDIYPHTPGMVLQKVIVDCGGYEKTFLHMNESPHYREPATIASPDSTRP, via the coding sequence GTGCCTATAAGTATTTCCACCAGCCACCAGTTATTTTCACTGCGAGGCAATACCAATACCTTACACAAAGCGTTAAACAGCGTAAACAGCCTTTGTTGCCATAGTCGCCTGCAAAAGCGTAAGCTTTACACTATTGTCATTTTTTCTGCGTTGCTATTTCTTTCATCGCCAGGCGCAGAAGCCAACACCCCTCCCGTGCTGGTAAGCGATATTGACGGTGCGGGCGCTTTTCCTTTGGCAGCGAACCACCATGCGGCCTCTATATATTATAGTCCGGGCGAATTTAGCGGCGTTATCCGCGCCATCGGTGATCTGCAGAATGATATCGAGCGGGTTACGCATTATAAGCCCGGGGTGTATGGCAGCGATAGCTTTCCGGCTATGCCCGTCATCATAGGAACGATTGGCAAGAATAAATGGATTGACCGCCTGATTGGTTTGGGCAGCATAAAAGCGGAAGACCTGAAAGGGAAATGGGAGAGCTTTGTTATAACGACCGTTGCTAATCCCTTCCCGGGTGTACAGCGCGCTTTGGTTATTGCAGGAAGTGATAAGCGGGGCAGCATTTTTGGCATTTACGAACTATCGAAACAGTTAGGGGTTTCGCCCTGGTATTGGTGGGCAGACGTGCCAGTACAAAAACGTTCTGCCGCCTATATTCTACCGGCCTATTTTGCTTCGGGCGAACCCAAGGTAAAATACCGCGGCATTTTTATCAATGATGAAAACCCTGCCATGCAGGAATGGGCGAGGCTCAAATTCGGCGGCATGAACAGCAAGATGTACGGCCATGTATTCGAGTTAATGCTCAGATTGCGCGCCAACCTTTTGTGGCCGGGTATGTGGGGGGCTTTTAAAGAATACGCACCCGGCCCTACTATTGTAAGGAATGAAAAAGGCGAATATGAAGGCAATTCTTTCAATGAAGACGACCCAGACAACCCACGGCTGGCAAATGAATACGGCATTATCATGGGCACCTCGCACCACGAACCGATGCAACGCTCGCAGCAGGAATGGATCCGCAACAAACAAAACTATGGTAATGGAGAGTGGAATTATGTTACCAATAAAGAAGGCATCCGGAAATTTTTCAGGGAAGGTATAGAAAACACAAAGAACTACGAAAGCCTTATCACGATGGGCATGCGTGGCGACGATGATAAGCCGATGGCTGATGCGGGTAGTGCCGAAGCTAATTTCAGGGTACTGGAAGGCATCATGAAAGACCAGCGTGCTATTATTGAACAGGTAACCCAAAAGCCCGCTGCCAAAACACCGCAGGTATGGACTTTATACAGTGAGGTATTGGAGTACTTTGACCAGGGCATGAAAGTGCCTGATGATATGATCATTGTGTTGTGCGATGACAACTGGGGTAATGTAAGGCGTCTTCCTGATTTAAAAGGGAAAAAGCACCCCGCAGGTTACGGCATGTACTACCATGCTGCCTATTATGGCGCGCCGAGAGCCTATAAGTGGCTGAATGTAACGCAGATACAACATGTATGGGAGCAAATGCAGCTTACCTACAGTTACGGCGTAGATAAGCTATGGATCCTGAATGTGGGTGATTTGAAGCCCATGGAGTTTCCTATGTCGTTTTTCCTGGATATGGCCTGGAACCCTGAACAATTCGACCAGAACAACCTGTTTCGATATACTGTTGACTTTTGCGCACAGCAGTTTGGAAACGGGCAGGCCAGGGAGGCAGCAAGAATACTGAACGACTATAGCAAATACGCACACAGGATCACACCTGAAATGCTAGACGAAAAAACCTATAACCTGGAGAACGGAGAGTTTAAAATGGTAACCGATGAACTGCTGGCATTGGAGGCACGTGCACTACGTCAATTCCACACATTGGATACAGCTTACCGGGATGCCTATATTCAATTACTACTGTACCCGGTTCAGGCGCTTGCCAATTTATACGATATGTATTATGCATTAGCCATGAACCGAAAGCTGGCAGCAGATAAAGATACTACCGCCAATTTTTGGGCAGATGAGGTAGCAGCCTGCTTCATGCGCGATTCCCTGCTTACGAGCGATTTTCATACCCGTGTAGCAAATGGTAAATGGAACAGGATGATGCAGCAGACGCACATTGGTTATACAAAATGGCACGGCCCGCAATATAATGTTATGCCCAGGGTTACGCGCATACAACCGGAAGAAATGATAAACGGCAGTTATCTTTTTTCAGAAAAGAGCAACGTAGTTGTCATGGAAGCAGCACATTACTATAAAAGCCAAAGTTCAGCCGGCACCGCCTGGTCGGTCATTCCCGGCTTAGGCAGGACGCTGTCGGGGCTGGAACTGCTTCCACCTAACCTGCCAGTGGAAGGGGCTTCTTTAACCTATAAGATGCAGTTGAAATCAAAAGCGGACTCTGTTAAGGTGCTACTGGTTTTCAGTACTGTAATGCCTTTTATTAAAGGAGGCAGCCGGGTTACGGCGGGGTTTAAAGGCGGCGCTGAAAAATCAAAGGTGATCAATGACCAGTTAACCTGGAAAAACAACTACAGTATCATGTACCCTACAGCAGCAGCCCGTGTAATTGAAACAAGCATGTACCTGCCGCTTCCCCCGGATAAGAACGGCTGGTATGAACTGGATATTTACCCGCATACTCCCGGAATGGTGTTGCAAAAAGTAATTGTGGATTGTGGTGGTTACGAAAAGACCTTTCTACATATGAACGAAAGTCCTCATTACCGGGAACCGGCAACCATAGCCTCCCCGGATTCAACGCGGCCTTAA
- a CDS encoding glycoside hydrolase family 43 protein encodes MKIIRFAAFFMLFAVSGLHAQTWMPDNGNGTYTNPLFYDEFSDPDIIRVGDDFYMAGTTMHSFPGLPVLHSKDLVNWSLLGYCFDKLNMGDDFTLNNGKEAYGQGIWAPCIRYNNGTFYIFSNINNYGLQVFWSKDPRGPWQHKKIQAEIYDLSVLFDDDGKVYAVHKYDEVKMVELKPDFSGVVEGSEKVIIPKGNAMGEGHHIYKIKGKYYIISANYSPSGRMQCARADNPYGPYETVVISADETMGTERGAVVQNVGLGNKVPAPGFPFRISKPGPNELGAVPLHQGGVVDLPNGDWWGFSMMDVLSVGRTTFLSPVTWQEGWPYFGIPGNLGRSPRTWLKPAVGVKTTPTPTYQRNDDFSGPGLQKVWQWNHEPVNDKWRLDSKKGALRLYTMPAPDFLWAKNSLTQRVVGPQSYATAVLDAANLEQGDYAGLAVLNMPYASLGVLRRTEGYFLRFYNQLTDKTTELKLASPQISLRMSGDYEKDIAQFSYSTNGVAFTPVGDSVRLPYQLKTFQGSRYALFAYNTEGREGGYAAFDDFKVTEPFADRSHNIPAGKVITLTNLATNNLAWASPHGMLHTAWPGSKELNGPGCQFRVHDRGNGRVALEAVSGAGFVTVVGVGLTADVRLLKQESEGSLFQWQDMLHHQCMLLSLKTNRFVGLVPETRTPYAANFAGTRPDRKDGTVFSWKIVDASTE; translated from the coding sequence ATGAAAATAATACGCTTCGCCGCTTTTTTTATGTTGTTTGCCGTCTCCGGCTTACACGCACAAACCTGGATGCCCGATAACGGTAATGGTACTTATACCAACCCCTTGTTTTATGATGAGTTTTCGGATCCCGATATTATCCGCGTGGGCGACGATTTTTACATGGCAGGCACCACCATGCACAGTTTTCCAGGATTGCCCGTGTTGCATTCAAAAGACCTCGTGAACTGGTCATTGCTGGGATATTGCTTCGATAAGCTGAATATGGGGGACGACTTTACCTTGAATAATGGCAAAGAAGCTTACGGACAGGGTATATGGGCTCCTTGTATACGGTATAATAACGGTACCTTTTATATCTTTTCCAATATTAATAACTACGGGTTACAGGTTTTCTGGTCCAAAGATCCCCGTGGACCCTGGCAACATAAAAAAATACAGGCTGAAATATATGATTTGTCTGTTTTGTTCGACGACGATGGAAAAGTATATGCAGTACACAAATACGATGAAGTAAAAATGGTGGAGTTGAAGCCGGATTTTAGCGGCGTAGTGGAAGGCTCCGAAAAGGTAATTATTCCAAAAGGTAATGCCATGGGAGAGGGGCATCATATCTATAAAATAAAAGGTAAGTATTACATTATCAGTGCTAATTATTCTCCCTCGGGTCGCATGCAATGTGCCCGTGCCGATAATCCATATGGGCCTTACGAAACGGTTGTAATAAGTGCCGATGAAACCATGGGTACAGAACGTGGGGCGGTGGTGCAGAATGTGGGCTTGGGCAATAAGGTGCCGGCTCCCGGGTTTCCGTTCAGAATATCAAAACCGGGTCCCAATGAACTGGGGGCTGTACCCTTGCACCAGGGAGGCGTAGTGGATTTGCCGAACGGCGACTGGTGGGGTTTTTCTATGATGGATGTATTATCCGTCGGCCGTACTACCTTCCTTTCACCTGTTACCTGGCAGGAGGGGTGGCCTTATTTTGGAATTCCAGGTAACCTGGGGCGCTCTCCGCGTACCTGGCTAAAACCGGCTGTCGGTGTAAAAACTACACCCACACCCACGTATCAGCGCAACGACGATTTTTCAGGCCCCGGTTTACAAAAAGTTTGGCAGTGGAATCATGAGCCTGTAAATGATAAATGGCGGTTAGATTCCAAAAAAGGCGCTTTGCGTTTGTATACCATGCCCGCTCCGGATTTTCTATGGGCAAAAAATTCATTGACGCAAAGGGTCGTGGGCCCTCAATCTTATGCAACAGCAGTGTTGGATGCGGCTAACCTGGAACAGGGCGATTATGCTGGCTTGGCTGTATTGAATATGCCCTATGCGTCCTTGGGCGTTTTGCGTAGAACAGAGGGGTACTTTCTGAGATTTTACAACCAGTTGACCGATAAAACCACGGAACTAAAATTGGCATCGCCTCAAATAAGTCTCCGTATGAGTGGCGATTATGAAAAGGATATAGCACAATTTAGTTATAGCACCAACGGCGTTGCATTTACACCTGTTGGCGACTCTGTTCGGCTGCCTTACCAGTTGAAAACTTTTCAGGGTAGCAGGTATGCATTGTTTGCTTACAATACCGAAGGAAGGGAAGGTGGTTATGCCGCCTTTGATGATTTTAAAGTAACAGAACCTTTTGCCGATCGTTCGCATAATATTCCTGCCGGTAAAGTAATAACGCTTACCAACCTGGCTACCAATAACCTCGCCTGGGCCAGCCCGCATGGCATGTTGCATACCGCGTGGCCGGGATCAAAGGAATTAAATGGACCGGGTTGTCAATTCAGGGTACACGACAGGGGCAATGGTCGCGTTGCGCTCGAAGCTGTAAGCGGTGCCGGATTTGTAACAGTGGTGGGGGTGGGATTAACTGCTGATGTGCGATTGTTAAAGCAGGAGTCGGAAGGTAGTTTGTTTCAGTGGCAGGATATGTTACATCATCAATGTATGCTGCTGTCTCTGAAAACCAATCGCTTTGTTGGCCTGGTTCCGGAAACAAGAACGCCATACGCCGCCAATTTTGCAGGCACAAGACCTGATAGAAAAGATGGAACTGTATTTTCCTGGAAAATAGTAGACGCATCAACTGAATAA
- a CDS encoding glycoside hydrolase family 2 protein gives MRLAIIVILFLLPGAFTYSQSPGKAGLETRQRININRDWKFLHGDYPEARQLSYDDEKWNLVHLPHNFSIPYFQSTRWYTGYGWYRRHVHITEQWKNKRVSLEFEGAFREAEIFVNGQPAGSHNGGYTGFSIDITHLLTAGDNVIAVRLNNRWNARLAPRNGDHNFTGGIYRDVYLVVTNNVHVDWYGTYITTPGLSKDGGRVAIETEVSNQNKHSGVYTLKTDIVDANGKLVTSVSARQSIAATTSVVFKQLTPEVKKPRLWHPSNPYLYKAITTIWDNQKLLDSYETSFGFRWVRWTADSGFFLNGEHYYFKGANAHQDQAGWASAVTNGAIVRDVKMIKDCGMDFIRGSHYPHDPAFSAACDSLGMLLWQENDFWGSGGDQKETDNWYSGAGAFPSNKEDQPYFEESVKTNLREMIRIHRNHPSIIVWSMCNEPFFTGWGTIGRIREFLKELTTLTHQLDPSRMVAIGGCQRGEIDKTGDIAGYNGDGARLFLNPGIPSVVTEYGSTIAIRPGKYTAGWGDMTSQQDSIFPWRSGQALWCAFDYGTRASGDFGLMGMIDYFRVPKNQWYWYRNEYKHIAPPEAVKNGVPAKLQLAVDKNTINGTNGTDDVLLTVTVTDKTGRPISNSPDVTLEIVSGPGEFPTGTTIRFASNSDIYIRDGKAAITFRSYYGGKTVVKAVSEGLVADSVVIETLGTPRFVSGSTPNTTERPYVRYTIEKKTVDDRSVNIAYPKPTRASSEATGKTANLANDKDIRSCWQPNISDTASWWQVDLENVYVITEVRLQFPLQEKFDCTVDISADNQNWHAIAKPRNPFPADGKLVVPVSNATPARFLRVSFRNDPNNQVKLAEVEVFGKTADD, from the coding sequence ATGAGGCTTGCTATTATTGTAATACTGTTTTTGTTGCCGGGGGCTTTTACTTACAGCCAATCTCCGGGGAAAGCTGGCTTGGAAACACGTCAGCGCATCAATATTAACCGCGACTGGAAGTTCCTCCATGGCGATTATCCCGAAGCCAGGCAATTGTCTTATGACGATGAAAAATGGAACCTGGTTCATCTGCCACATAACTTTAGCATTCCCTATTTCCAATCTACCCGGTGGTATACAGGGTATGGCTGGTATCGCCGGCATGTACATATTACAGAACAATGGAAAAATAAACGGGTATCGCTGGAGTTCGAGGGGGCTTTTAGAGAAGCTGAAATTTTCGTGAATGGCCAGCCTGCGGGTTCCCATAATGGCGGCTACACCGGGTTCTCCATTGATATTACCCATTTGCTTACCGCCGGCGATAATGTCATTGCCGTGCGCTTGAACAACAGGTGGAATGCAAGACTGGCGCCTCGCAATGGCGATCATAATTTTACAGGCGGAATTTACAGGGATGTATACCTCGTCGTAACTAACAATGTTCATGTAGATTGGTATGGAACTTATATTACGACACCGGGTTTGTCAAAAGACGGTGGAAGGGTAGCAATAGAAACAGAAGTAAGTAATCAAAACAAACATAGCGGCGTCTATACGTTGAAAACAGATATTGTAGATGCCAACGGTAAACTGGTGACATCTGTTTCAGCCAGGCAATCCATAGCCGCAACAACTTCGGTTGTTTTTAAGCAGCTAACACCGGAGGTGAAAAAGCCCCGGCTCTGGCACCCCTCAAATCCTTACCTGTATAAGGCCATTACTACCATCTGGGATAATCAAAAACTGCTGGATAGCTACGAAACCTCATTCGGATTCAGATGGGTACGCTGGACGGCTGACAGCGGTTTTTTCCTGAATGGAGAACATTATTATTTCAAGGGAGCCAATGCACACCAGGATCAGGCCGGATGGGCAAGCGCGGTAACGAATGGTGCCATTGTACGCGATGTGAAAATGATAAAGGACTGTGGAATGGATTTTATCAGGGGATCGCATTATCCCCACGATCCTGCTTTTTCGGCGGCATGCGACAGCCTGGGTATGTTGCTGTGGCAGGAAAATGACTTCTGGGGCTCCGGTGGTGACCAAAAAGAAACCGATAATTGGTATAGCGGGGCAGGCGCTTTCCCGTCCAATAAAGAGGACCAGCCATATTTCGAAGAGAGTGTAAAAACAAACCTGCGGGAAATGATCCGCATTCATCGTAATCATCCTTCCATTATAGTTTGGAGTATGTGTAATGAGCCCTTTTTCACTGGGTGGGGAACCATCGGCAGAATCAGGGAGTTTTTAAAGGAACTTACAACGCTTACCCATCAGTTAGATCCATCGAGGATGGTGGCCATTGGTGGCTGCCAGCGTGGTGAAATTGATAAAACAGGCGATATCGCCGGGTATAATGGCGATGGCGCCAGGTTGTTTCTCAATCCTGGTATACCCAGTGTGGTTACCGAATACGGCTCCACCATTGCAATACGTCCGGGAAAATATACAGCAGGCTGGGGCGACATGACTAGCCAGCAGGATTCAATTTTCCCCTGGAGAAGCGGGCAGGCACTTTGGTGCGCATTCGACTATGGTACCAGGGCTTCAGGTGATTTTGGCCTGATGGGAATGATTGATTACTTCAGGGTGCCTAAAAATCAATGGTACTGGTACAGGAACGAGTATAAACATATTGCACCACCGGAAGCTGTTAAAAACGGGGTGCCCGCAAAATTGCAACTGGCTGTTGATAAGAATACAATTAACGGAACAAATGGCACGGATGACGTATTGCTTACAGTTACCGTAACAGATAAAACAGGCAGGCCAATCAGTAACTCGCCGGATGTTACGCTGGAAATTGTTTCGGGACCGGGCGAATTCCCTACAGGCACAACCATCAGGTTTGCTTCCAATTCAGATATCTATATCCGTGATGGAAAGGCGGCTATAACGTTTCGGTCTTATTATGGTGGTAAAACGGTGGTGAAGGCAGTGAGCGAAGGTCTGGTAGCTGATTCTGTTGTCATAGAAACTCTGGGAACTCCCCGGTTTGTGAGTGGTAGTACGCCAAATACAACGGAACGCCCTTATGTACGTTATACCATAGAGAAGAAAACAGTTGACGATAGGTCCGTGAATATCGCTTATCCCAAACCTACCCGCGCCAGCAGCGAAGCCACGGGGAAAACGGCCAACCTCGCCAATGATAAAGATATACGCTCTTGTTGGCAGCCCAACATTTCGGATACCGCCAGTTGGTGGCAGGTAGATCTGGAAAACGTCTATGTGATCACTGAAGTGCGACTGCAGTTTCCTTTGCAGGAAAAATTCGACTGTACTGTTGACATATCTGCCGACAACCAGAACTGGCATGCAATAGCAAAGCCTCGGAATCCTTTTCCGGCAGACGGAAAGCTGGTTGTTCCCGTAAGCAATGCAACACCAGCGAGGTTCTTGAGAGTGAGCTTCAGAAATGATCCCAATAACCAGGTGAAACTGGCAGAAGTAGAAGTGTTTGGCAAAACAGCCGATGATTGA
- a CDS encoding glycoside hydrolase family 43 protein encodes MKAIVFLLGAGIFAAACSAVKNPPSPHGENTAEARSTGTGKNITGYSNPVIWADVPDMSVTRLGSDFYLISTTMHLMPGAPVMKSKDLVHWEIVSYVFDSLTDNSKYNLLGGTVYGRGQWASSIRFHKGKFYVLFSPNDQPYKAYIYSTTNPSGKWNLVTRTQHFHDASLFFDDDDRVYVFSGTGSLKELKPDLSDVKPGGVSSHVFERDQTETGLLEGSQVIKHNGKYYLLMISWPRGKPRRQVCYRADKITGPYQKKVILEDNFAGFPYAGQGAIIDDEKGNWYGLIFQDRGGVGRVPLLMPVRWVDGWPMLGDENGKVPLQAQVPLKTHDNGTHIVESDDFSGKKLKLNWQWNHNPVTAAWTVTERPGYLRLKTSRLVENLYAAPNTLTQRMEGPLCTGVASFDVSAMKDGDVAGMAAFNGHSGVLSVVMEGTKKYLAMSSQLVNLDNEKAITTVDSEEKQRVELNKDIVYLRVDGDFNLDRDIAAFYYSFDNKNWNRIGPDFKMKFDYTRHFMGTKFALFNYATKANGGYVDVDFFNYSHKQ; translated from the coding sequence ATGAAAGCAATAGTTTTTTTATTGGGGGCAGGAATTTTTGCCGCGGCATGTTCCGCGGTCAAAAATCCCCCCTCTCCACACGGAGAAAATACAGCAGAAGCCAGAAGTACAGGCACTGGAAAAAATATCACCGGGTATTCCAATCCGGTGATCTGGGCCGATGTGCCGGATATGTCTGTAACGAGGTTGGGCAGTGATTTTTATCTTATCAGCACCACCATGCACCTGATGCCCGGCGCGCCTGTTATGAAGTCGAAAGATCTGGTCCATTGGGAAATAGTGAGTTATGTTTTTGACAGTCTTACCGATAACTCGAAATATAACTTACTGGGTGGTACCGTGTACGGACGTGGCCAATGGGCTTCTTCTATTCGTTTTCATAAAGGAAAGTTTTACGTGTTATTTTCCCCCAATGATCAGCCCTATAAAGCTTATATATATTCCACAACAAACCCCTCCGGTAAATGGAACCTGGTAACAAGAACCCAGCATTTTCATGACGCCTCTCTTTTTTTCGACGACGATGATAGGGTATATGTCTTTTCCGGTACTGGTTCCTTGAAAGAGTTGAAGCCGGATCTTTCCGATGTTAAGCCAGGTGGTGTAAGTAGCCATGTGTTTGAAAGAGATCAAACGGAAACCGGTTTGCTGGAAGGTAGCCAGGTGATAAAGCATAATGGAAAATATTACCTGTTGATGATTTCCTGGCCAAGGGGCAAACCCCGCCGCCAGGTTTGTTACCGTGCCGATAAGATAACCGGGCCTTATCAAAAAAAAGTGATCCTCGAAGATAACTTTGCAGGCTTCCCCTATGCAGGGCAGGGAGCTATTATTGACGACGAAAAAGGCAACTGGTATGGTCTTATTTTCCAGGATCGTGGCGGTGTAGGTCGCGTCCCACTTTTAATGCCCGTTCGCTGGGTCGACGGCTGGCCCATGCTTGGTGACGAAAATGGCAAAGTGCCATTGCAAGCCCAGGTGCCGCTGAAAACGCACGATAATGGAACGCACATCGTTGAAAGCGATGATTTCTCCGGCAAAAAATTGAAACTTAACTGGCAGTGGAATCATAATCCTGTTACTGCTGCCTGGACTGTAACCGAACGCCCCGGTTATCTGCGCCTTAAAACAAGCCGGTTGGTCGAAAACCTCTATGCCGCTCCTAATACCCTTACACAACGGATGGAAGGGCCGCTATGCACCGGTGTTGCTTCTTTTGATGTCTCAGCCATGAAAGATGGCGATGTGGCCGGCATGGCTGCATTTAACGGACACTCCGGTGTCTTGTCGGTTGTGATGGAAGGAACCAAAAAATACCTGGCCATGTCGTCCCAGCTCGTAAACCTCGACAATGAAAAAGCAATCACTACTGTCGATTCGGAAGAAAAGCAACGCGTTGAATTGAACAAAGATATCGTCTACCTGAGGGTGGATGGTGATTTTAACCTCGACAGGGATATCGCCGCTTTTTATTACAGCTTCGATAACAAGAACTGGAACAGGATAGGCCCGGACTTTAAAATGAAATTCGACTATACCAGGCATTTCATGGGTACCAAATTCGCGCTGTTTAACTACGCTACCAAAGCAAACGGCGGTTATGTAGATGTCGATTTTTTCAATTACAGTCACAAGCAGTAA